In Mercurialis annua linkage group LG5, ddMerAnnu1.2, whole genome shotgun sequence, a single genomic region encodes these proteins:
- the LOC126681382 gene encoding disease resistance protein RPS5-like — translation MKEHVVTRVRQEKKPQMQQLYKVTDWFRRAMRCRKMQITFSAVVEKKLAEKLSDSSFPSTVALTIELVRKSMESSKKFEISEELWNNKNEADSAAIWKNLRSEKFVLLLDDVGCRWHYHLLEEAGIPQNGNDNGSKVIFTTRSKDLCDRMRAKSVEVKCLSLETAQELFQLCVGRPILDSHSGIPKLAYDATKACNGLPLLLVTIGRAMASKTSFRDWKREVDNIKERLTKVADVEAQVFSVLKVSYDTLSSDTHKKCFIYFCLFPEGQNVKKQEIIELCIAEGILDDIIDPREEGQEIISSLKLASLLENGKSEKFVKMHTVNHAMALWLACDEGKAEDKVLTQENALESSSKWHVWLTAFTMSVDASIYSPQYDEASFLEELECLKHIKELGIILSSSDAVLKLLSSHKLRKCIKQLKFVKPADQVSVPLSKLSLKSMEHLERLELWNCPSLMEVEVNNESDQESQVFPGYRKSLVQELLQNLSFVSIFNCQVKNVAWLIHAPNVRNLTLCECNEMVELVDENSGEAMFANLTDLSLTSLPKLEYISRRTLQFLCLISLSVCFCSKLKNLPFNSSSAKNLKEIKGPRNWWDGLQWTSDTDGDTFFPKLQETKRKVMIKVQITGKYRFKAVNVAASCSGVEYVAITGPEQNQIEVIGKEFGPIRYCCIRMGPTN, via the exons ATGAAAGAGCACGTAGTGACTAGAGTTAGGCAGGAAAAGAAACCACAGATGCAACAGCTGTACAAAGTAACAGATTGGTTTCGAAGAGCAATGCGTTGCAGGAAGATGCAGATAACATTTTCAGCCGTGGTGGAGAAGAAATTAGCAGAAAAGCTATCAGATTCCTCTTTCCCAAGCACTGTTGCTCTTACAATAGAGTTGGTAAGAAAGTCAATGGAAAGCTCAAAGAAATTTGAAATCTCTGAAGAGTTGTGGAATAATAAGAATGAAGCAGACTCTGCAGCCATATGGAAAAACTTGAGATCTGAGAAATTCGTTCTGTTGCTAGATGATGTCGGCTGTCGATGGCATTATCACTTATTGGAGGAAGCTGGAATTCCTCAGAATGGTAATGATAATGGATCCAAAGTAATCTTCACCACTAGATCAAAGGATCTCTGTGACAGGATGCGGGCAAAAAGTGTCGAAGTGAAGTGTTTGTCTCTTGAAACTGCGCAAGAATTGTTTCAATTGTGCGTGGGACGACCAATTCTGGATTCTCATTCGGGAATCCCAAAACTTGCCTATGATGCTACAAAAGCCTGTAATGGCTTGCCGCTTCTGCTAGTCACTATTGGACGAGCCATGGCAAGTAAGACCAGCTTTCGAGACTGGAAACGTGAAGTTGACAATATAAAGGAACGACTGACAAAAGTTGCTGATGTAGAAGCTCAAGTGTTTTCTGTTCTCAAGGTAAGCTATGATACATTAAGCTCAGATACTCATAAGAAATGCTTTATTTATTTCTGTTTGTTTCCAGAAGGCCAGAATGTTAAGAAACAGGAAATAATTGAGCTTTGTATTGCGGAAGGGATATTAGACGACATAATTGATCCACGGGAAGAAGGGCAAGAAATAATCTCAAGCTTAAAACTTGCAAGTTTGCTTGAAAATGGCAAGTCAGAAAAATTTGTTAAGATGCACACTGTGAATCATGCAATGGCATTATGGCTAGCTTGTGACGAGGGGAAGGCAGAGGACAAAGTCCTGACACAGGAGAATGCGTTGGAGTCATCATCAAAATGG CATGTCTGGTTGACTGCATTTACAATGTCAGTTGATGCAAGTATCTATTCTCCACAATATGATGAAGCAAGCTTTCTTGAGGAATTGGAATGCTTAAAACACATAAAAGAGCTAGGTATCATCTTGTCTTCGTCCGACGCTGTCCTGAAACTGCTGAGCAGCCACAAGCTGCGAAAATGCATCAAACAACTGAAGTTCGTGAAGCCTGCAGATCAGGTCTCAGTACCCTTGTCTAAATTGTCTCTGAAAAGCATGGAGCATCTAGAAAGACTCGAGTTGTGGAACTGTCCGTCGCTGATGGAGGTTGAAGTTAACAATGAAAGCGATCAAGAGTCACAGGTGTTTCCTGGTTACCGCAAGTCGTTAGTACAGGAACTCCTCCAAAATCTTAGTTTTGTAAGCATTTTCAACTGTCAGGTTAAGAATGTGGCTTGGCTCATCCACGCTCCAAATGTTCGAAATTTGACATTATGCGAATGTAATGAAATGGTTGAATTAGTGGATGAAAATTCAGGAGAGGCTATGTTCGCCAATCTCACAGATTTATCCTTGACAAGCCTGCCAAAGCTGGAATACATCTCCCGCCGGACTCTGCAATTTCTTTGTCTGATAAGCTTATCTGTATGCTTCTGCTCAAAACTAAAGAATCTACCGTTCAATTCCAGTAGTGCaaagaatttaaaagaaataaagggACCTAGAAACTGGTGGGATGGCTTGCAATGGACGAGTGATACTGATGGGGACACTTTCTTTCCGAAATTGCAGGAAACAAAA AGAAAAGTTATGATAAAGGTGCAAATTACTGGGAAGTACCGTTTCAAAGCAGTGAATGTTGCAGCCAGCTGTTCAG GTGTGGAGTATGTGGCAATAACAGGACCAGAGCAAAATCAGATCGAGGTGATCGGAAAAGAGTTTGGTCCGATAAGATATTGCTGCATACGGATGGGACCCACCAATTAA
- the LOC126682663 gene encoding phosphopantothenoylcysteine decarboxylase subunit VHS3-like: protein MDSSLSHCNYENLDRVVFSIMQSVAVETASLAYKSLLLLLFVMGSQPNEMHMVPEYTRFPFAELNRMEKPATESRDVGETEERVDGDDGNVDDDEEGHDGSSGEEETDDDEEDSEDDTDSDEDDDDEDDDDDSDDEDDDDDDEGDEDEDEDEEEDEDEEN from the exons ATGGATTCTTCTCTTTCACACTGCAATTATGAAAATTTAGACAGAGTTGTGTTCTCTATAATGCAATCTGTTGCAGTGGAAACTGCCAGTCTTGCTTACAAGTCTTTGCTTTTGCTTCTATTTGTTATG GGATCTCAACCAAATGAAATGCACATGGTACCAGAGTATACGAG ATTTCCTTTTGCTGAACTAAATAGAATGGAAAAACCAGCAACGGAAAGTCGAGATGTTGGTGAAACTGAGGAACGGGTGGATGGAGATGATGGAAATGTTGACGATGATGAGGAAGGTCATGATGGTTCCTCTGGAGAGGAAGAGACagatgatgatgaagaggaCTCTGAGGACGACACTGATAGTGacgaagatgatgatgatgaggaTGACGACGATGACAGTGATGATGAGGACGACGACGATGATGATGAAGGCGATGaggatgaagatgaagatgaagaggAAGATGAGGATGAGGAG AATTAA